From the Papaver somniferum cultivar HN1 chromosome 2, ASM357369v1, whole genome shotgun sequence genome, the window ACGGAGAATGTTGGAGAGAAATAATTATTGTCCATTGGTACACGTATACATGGAATAAAATATATATTACGTCAATGAATCTAAACCCGAACCGTGTAGATTGATTCTGAATTCAAAGCGCGCTATTGATGATCAAATTGATCCTAATTCAAATCATTAAATTGTGGTCCTCAAATCCATGTTccatatgaataaataaaaagtTTTGGGAAATGTAAAAACTTTCGACCACAAGAAGAATTTTTCGTCATCTTTAGGATCCGATTTTTCCGGTCAATTGATGTGATCTTCCTATGATACTTTTATTCATTTTGTTGCCCGGCCACATAGAAGAGCATTCTTAGGGATGGGATTCTCGTCTCTTGTAGATTCAGCCGGTGAATAAACGCGTAGATAAAATTGTTGTCCGAGGTATTGCCGAGCCCATAACTCTGTTCTTAAGTTCCACATCCCAACATTGTCAAGGGAAACGTATACTGATGTCCATGAATTTGGATAAACCTGAGTGGTGCAACGCGAAATTGCATCTTTAAGATTGTACTGTCTTCTACTAGCCGGCGACCATAATCCTCCGTCCATTCTGTGCATGACACCACAAAAAATATGCAAATTAAGGATCCATGCATTAAAAGGTTCTCATTCCAAGTATGGGAACCGAGCTTACCCAACAACAAAGAACGAATGGCCGTCAAGGTGCCAAGTTTGGAGAATATCTTCGTGATTCTCAAATATAATCTCAATGAATGCTCTATAATCAGCAGCCATGACTGAGGTGCCCAAGTGCATTACACCATCTGGTGGGTAGTCAGGTATACTCCCCAAGCGAAATACGTCTGGGATTTTGAAGTGATCAGCAAGCTTTAACGGGGTATCGTCAGGGACAAACGATACACTGTTAACTGCATACCGTTGCTTGCCGTCGATAAAACCAGCAGAACTAGAGAGCCGAATGGTTCGACTGACACTGATTGAACCGTAGTGATATGAGCCTTGTGGGTTTGGCCGTGGTCCACTCGCGCTAAGGTTGGTCCTGGATACACACAACAAGATCAACACATTACTTAATGTTTTGAAGTCATGTCATTCTCATCTCAGGGAGAATCAAAATCATCCGATATCAATAGCCATGTCACTGAGTCAGATCATATGTTTGCGGTTTAGTCGGCAAGTTTCTTTTGCTTTTTCGATATAGAATTTGAGCGATACATACAAGATACTGCGAGCTTGGTTGAGGGACCAATCATATTGAGAAGTTGGGCCAGGAGGTGGAGAACCAGTTGCAGGAGTAACAGAATTTGCGTAATTCAGAAAAGCTGTGCTTGTAAGAGTGATGCTGGCGAAACGAGTCGACACAGCAATATAATAATCCTTAGCAAACTGATCAGCCCTGACAAGAACGGAACAAGATTGTCCGACGTGAATATCAATAGATGAATAGGTAGATTGTTGTGTGTGGGTTCCTTCAACTTCTACTAACTTCATACTGTGATCCTCTATCCGGAAATTCAGTGTGCTTTGTAATCCCACATTTGATATCCGAAACCTGTAAGTTTTCCCTGTGCCACAAAAACCATGGAGCAACCGGCTTGATTTCTGTAGCATTAGGTAATTTTTGGCCGCACACTTATGAGATTAAAGAGAACGCAGTTCAGATGTTATACCTTGCTCTACTGTAAATGA encodes:
- the LOC113352941 gene encoding L-ascorbate oxidase homolog; amino-acid sequence: MRLTRSKGSLLRAISSNVTVILIAVIVNNKNVDLAKAEDPYRYFTWTVSYGNIYPLGIRQQGILINGQFPGPEIYCNTNDNLVINIINLLPEPFLISWNGIQQRRNSWEDGVYGTNCPIPSGTNFTYNIQVKDQIGSFFYFSSFAFHKAAGGYGAIRILSRPKIPAPFAEPAGDFTVLIGDWYSYDHTHLKSVLDGGIQLGLPNGVLINGRGLNGQSFTVEQGKTYRFRISNVGLQSTLNFRIEDHSMKLVEVEGTHTQQSTYSSIDIHVGQSCSVLVRADQFAKDYYIAVSTRFASITLTSTAFLNYANSVTPATGSPPPGPTSQYDWSLNQARSILTNLSASGPRPNPQGSYHYGSISVSRTIRLSSSAGFIDGKQRYAVNSVSFVPDDTPLKLADHFKIPDVFRLGSIPDYPPDGVMHLGTSVMAADYRAFIEIIFENHEDILQTWHLDGHSFFVVGMDGGLWSPASRRQYNLKDAISRCTTQVYPNSWTSVYVSLDNVGMWNLRTELWARQYLGQQFYLRVYSPAESTRDENPIPKNALLCGRATK